A portion of the Salvelinus fontinalis isolate EN_2023a chromosome 32, ASM2944872v1, whole genome shotgun sequence genome contains these proteins:
- the LOC129830609 gene encoding LOW QUALITY PROTEIN: sal-like protein 3 (The sequence of the model RefSeq protein was modified relative to this genomic sequence to represent the inferred CDS: inserted 1 base in 1 codon), which translates to MSRRKQAKPQHLKSEEEELQTDIPSQHAQLEGMDEEERRSGSGETHVCEKCDEFFNWPDLYEHPRSSTEDPAQVLIVKEDEGMPGPEGPQAGSSRTPSLALLSLAPSDSADIESVDGGLELVEPVNDNDNDSTDMLEEMNMGEMEDESMEMEQQHHNMHKSSGPQNRPDRTELAIPSSQSSSMTSSMPSTNVTLETLHSIQVAVAQFSHSLHSSGAGGKAATEAILVILEHLLALQQQQVHQLQLIEQIRSQVMFMNRQPTQTALNPVSRDLSMAPNPFPSQSLIATPVLPQYGMIPSAVNGQVSVSVIERSDTLSSQTSYGQAHTRDVRCTPAPSDNSFPPPTTCNTISFLQPPYTGSHTSGSCTQTLTLSCPPSMQGQSNSLLSSSSSLPFQPQSPPSSVIFPNPLASIAATINALDPLSALLKHHWNGKLPNVSMFNTKPSPEEPFFKHKCRFCAKVFCSDSSLQIHLRSHTGERPFKCNICGNRFSTKGNLKVHFQRHKEKYPHVQMNAYPIPDYLENVLTTSGIPYGMSFLPEKPVATWLERKPVLAMVPTSMGLQLPSTLTTMGSSSDSLSVPLSIKSPFRPSPDSDECVSLLPNTTGNETSVPRALKSPQSNEEGQAEEMHLPQNCMTKPRVSPVTVATRTAMTMTTSTPEPSAPTSPVSNSSPLSLASDLFKAKFPFGGLLDSMQTSETSKLQQLVENIDKKITDPNQCVLCHRMLSCQSMLKMHYCIHTGERPFKCKVCVRAFTTKGNLKTHIGVHRANSPLQVQHSCPICQKKFSKAVVLQQHLHMHMGGQILNSPLMDGLQDLDTDLSFHEKNFDSLSNYDNDLMDDDSMEEEEEVGVDPLKPLSSVSSSPPNSDAVVSSMAALENQMKMIDSTLNHSFGLKSMMNGFMDSERRVAIHSSIVGEGQNHNTAGNPNVSESSTSMHLPVSPAQNSVVHLCKSLSEKHSGESQEITTSVKSEQSDSPTLTPVLGNGVALDLRGMQPNRQCVKQESPYSMMFLSRECGASQSIPGLVTSIAPRMIKSEMNGYHRPMNFNKGLHHPFGLPVPASPPSLLNPGITSLLGPPQPRRTPKQHNCHTCGKNFSSASALQIHERTHTGEKPFGCSICGRAFTTKGNLKVHMGTHMWNKAPARRGRRLSAENPMALLGGEAAMKLGEMFQKDLTAQAMHMDTGFWNRYAAAITNGLAMKNNEISVIQNGWIPQLHAMTAGMDRVSTGGSPPMTSLGKTAMDLRINRHFXMLIDDSKKGSIEITLMVD; encoded by the exons CACAATTGGAGGGAATGGATGAGGAGGAGCGTCGCAGTGGCAGTGGGGAAACGCACGTGTGTGAAAAATGTGATGAGTTCTTCAACTGGCCCGATCTGTATGAGCACCCAAGAAGCTCCACAGAGGATCCAGCTCAGGTCCTCATTGTGAAGGAAGATGAGGGGATGCCTGGACCTGAGGGACCCCAAGCTGGATCCTCCCGAACCCCCAGTCTGGCCCTTCTTAGCCTGGCCCCCAGCGACTCAGCAGACATCGAGTCAGTGGATGGGGGCCTTGAGCTGGTGGAGCCTGTGAATGATAATGATAATGACAGCACAGATATGTTAGAGGAGATGAACATGGGAGAGATGGAAGATGAATCCATGGAGATGGAGCAGCAGCACCACAACATGCATAAGTCATCTGGTCCCCAGAATCGCCCAGATAGAACCGAGTTGGCCATCCCTTCATCTCAGTCCTCCTCTATGACCAGCAGCATGCCCAGTACGAACGTAACGCTGGAGACCCTCCACAGTATCCAGGTGGCTGTGGCCCAGTTCTCCCATAGCCTCCACAGCAGTGGGGCAGGAGGGAAGGCGGCCACAGAGGCCATCCTAGTGATCCTGGAGCACCTGTTGGCTCTGCAACAGCAACAGGTCCACCAGTTACAGCTTATTGAGCAGATCCGTAGCCAGGTGATGTTCATGAACAGACAGCCCACACAAACAGCACTAAACCCAGTCTCCAGGGACTTATCAATGGCACCGAACCCTTTCCCCTCCCAAAGTCTCATCGCCACCCCTGTCCTACCACAGTATGGGATGATACCCTCGGCCGTCAATGGAcaagtgtctgtgtctgtgattGAGAGGTCCGACACACTCTCCTCACAAACTTCATACGGACAGGCCCACACGAGAGATGTTAGATGTACCCCAGCTCCCTCTGACAACTCTTTCCCTCCCCCTACTACATGCAACACTATTTCCTTCTTACAGCCTCCCTACACAGGTTCACATACAAGCGGTAGCTGTACTCAGACACTGACCTTGTCCTGCCCACCTTCCATGCAGGGTCAGAGCAACAGTCTCCTCAGCTCATCATCCAGCCTGCCGTTTCAACCTCAGAGCCCCCCCAGTAGTGTCATCTTCCCCAACCCCCTGGCCAGCATCGCAGCCACGATTAATGCCCTTGACCCCCTTTCTGCCCTGTTGAAGCACCACTGGAATGGCAAGCTGCCCAACGTGTCCATGTTCAATACCAAGCCCAGCCCTGAGGAGCCCTTTTTCAAGCATAAGTGCAGGTTCTGCGCCAAAGTGTTTTGCAGCGACAGCTCGCTGCAGATCCACCTGCGCTCTCACACTGGGGAGAGGCCCTTCAAGTGCAACATCTGCGGCAATCGCTTCTCCACTAAAGGGAACCTGAAAGTCCACTTCCAGAGACACAAAGAAAAGTATCCCCATGTTCAGATGAACGCTTATCCAATTCCGGATTATTTAGAAAATGTGCTAACGACCTCCGGTATTCCCTATGGAATGTCATTCCTTCCTGAAAAACCAGTAGCCACTTGGCTAGAACGCAAACCTGTTTTAGCGATGGTACCCACCTCTATGGGCCTTCAGCTTCCCTCCACTCTGACTACTATGGGAAGTTCAAGTGACTCTCTAAGTGTCCCACTATCCATCAAATCTCCTTTTAGGCCCTCCCCAGACTCAGATGAATGTGTGTCTTTGTTGCCGAACACTACAGGCAATGAAACCAGTGTTCCCAGGGCTTTAAAGTCTCCACAGTCTAATGAGGAGGGACAAGCAGAGGAAATGCACCTTCCCCAAAACTGCATGACTAAACCCAGGGTGAGTCCAGTTACTGTGGCAACAAGAACAGCCATGACTATGACCACATCCACACCTGAGCCCAGTGCTCCAACTTCCCCTGTTTCTAACTCCTCACCACTTTCCCTGGCCTCTGACCTGTTCAAAGCCAAGTTTCCATTCGGTGGCCTCCTGGACTCTATGCAAACGTCAGAGACCTCAAAGCTCCAGCAGCTGGTGGAGAACATAGACAAGAAAATTACAGACCCCAACCAGTGTGTCCTCTGTCACCGCATGCTCAGCTGCCAGAGCATGCTGAAGATGCACTACTGTATCCACACTGGGGAGAGGCCCTTTAAATGTAAGGTGTGTGTCAGGGCTTTCACCACCAAAGGAAACCTGAAGACACACATTGGTGTCCACAGAGcaaactctcctctccaggttcAACATTCATGTCCCATCTGCCAGAAGAAGTTCAGCAAAGCTGTAGTGCTACAGCAGCACCTTCACATGCATATGGGAGGTCAGATCTTAAACTCACCCTTAATGGACGGCCTACAGGACCTGGACACTGATCTCTCCTTCCATGAGAAAAACTTTGACAGCCTGAGTAACTATGACAATGACCTCATGGATGACGACTccatggaggaagaagaagaagtggGTGTAGATCCCCTCAAACCCCTGagctctgtctctagttctcctCCGAACTCTGATGCTGTTGTCTCCAGCATGGCTGCACTGGAGAACCAAATGAAAATGATAGACTCTACCCTAAACCACTCCTTTGGGCTAAAGTCAATGATGAATGGGTTTATGGACAGTGAACGCCGCGTTGCTATCCACTCCTCTATAGTGGGAGAAGGACAGAATCACAATACAGCCGGCAACCCAAACGTGTCTGAATCGTCCACCTCCATGCATCTACCAGTGTCACCTGCACAAAACTCTGTGGTCCACCTCTGCAAATCCCTGTCTGAGAAGCACAGTGGAGAGTCCCAAGAGATCACAACCTCAGTGAAGAGTGAGCAATCTGATTCGCCCACCTTAACTCCGGTACTGGGAAACGGAGTGGCCCTGGATCTGAGAGGGATGCAACCTAACAGGCAGTGTGTGAAACAGGAGAGTCCTTACAGTATGATGTTCCTGAGTAGAGAATGTG GTGCCAGCCAAAGCATTCCTGGCCTGGTTACCAGCATTGCGCCAAGGATGATCAAATCTGAAATGAATGGGTACCATCGACCGATGAATTTCAACAAGGGGTTGCATCATCCATTTGGCCTCCCGGTCCCTGCCAGTCCTCCATCTCTGCTGAACCCAGGAATCACTTCTCTGCTTGGGCCACCTCAACCTCGACGGACCCCGAAGCAGCACAACTGCCACACGTGTGGGAAGAACTTCTCCTCAGCCAGCGCTCTACAGATCCATGAGCGgacccacacaggggagaaacctttCGGCTGCTCCATCTGTGGCAGGGCATTCACAACTAAAGGAAACCTGAAG GTTCACATGGGCACTCACATGTGGAACAAGGCACCAGCCAGAAGAGGCAGGCGTCTGTCGGCGGAGAACCCCATGGCCTTGTTGGGAGGGGAAGCTGCCATGAAGTTAGGAGAGATGTTTCAGAAGGACCTGACGGCACAGGCCATGCACATGGACACCGGGTTCTGGAATCGCTACGCAGCAGCTATAACCAATGGTCTGGCCATGAAGAACAATGAGATCTCAGTGATCCAGAATGGGTGGATCCCACAGCTTCATGCCATGACGGCAGGAATGGACAGAGTCAGCACTGGAGGTAGCCCACCAATGACCAGTCTGGGAAAGACAGCCATGGACCTTAGAATTAACCGACACT CTATGTTAATTGATGACAGTAAAAAGGGATCAATTGAAATAACTTTAATGGTAGATTAA